The Balaenoptera acutorostrata chromosome 2, mBalAcu1.1, whole genome shotgun sequence genomic sequence gaaaTGAGCCAGAAGACACAGATGCAAAAGGAGGAGTGGTAGACACAGTTGCATAGCTATGGGAAAGCAATAGCAGCAAGGGGCTTATCAGAAGATAAATCcatgtaaatttttttattccCTGTAGCAACCACCAAAGGGCCTTCTTGGGTTCAACTAAACATTTGTACTTACAAGACTAGTGCCATGCCACCCAGAAGGACATAGAATAAGAACCACAGCTTCCTGGAAGAAAATACCAAGCTTCCTTTACAAGATCCCCATAAAATGAGTATGGAAGATAACCTGGCTAAAAAGCCTCATGCCCCAGAGGAGCCAATATCTCTTGTAGCAAATCCACTAAGGGCATTCCCAGGAACAAGAGTTACCACACTCAGGGAAGCTCAATGTTAATTTGCCAATCAGGGGTCATTTTTCCACAAGCAAGATTGCCTAGACATACACTCCACATCTTAACAGAACTAGACTAACCAGCAGTCATAATCTCATGCAGAAGAGGAGAAGATTTTGTTAACTCTCTGCCCACAAACCCTCTCTGATTACTTCTGGGTAGAACAGTGCTCCAGGTAGTGGACACAGCATGCAGAAGCCTGCGGGAAAGGAACAAAGGGTAAATTCCAGGGTCTAAAAAGAAGTTCATAATGACTGGAGCATAtcggccctttatagaaaaagtttgcaaaTCCCTGTCCTAGAATCTGAGAGTAGCCTGAGCTATAGACAAGACACAAGACTTGATTATAAAAGTAGGAGAATTTCAGTGAAGCCTGAATTTGCAGCCTTCACCAAAATCAGGGCCCTGATAGAGAAGGACTGAGACTCAactctctcatagttctggattCTAGGAATTCAAAACATATTGGCAGGGCCATACTCTCTGTCTCTGAAGACGCTAAAGAAGAATCCTTCCCTATCTCTTATAGCTTGTGGCATTCTCTAgtaatccttggcattccttagcCGATGAATCTTTCACTCTGATCTCTTCCTCTGACTTTGCATGGCTTTCTCCCTTGTGTGTCTATGTGTTAGTTTTAAATTGCCCttttcttttaaggacaccagtcactgaaATAAAGCACACCGAaatccagtatgatctcattttaacttgattatatctgcaaaacccctatttccaaataaggtcacattcacagattctgggtggacatgaattttaaGGGAATACTATTCAACTCATTCACCTTTACATCAACAATTAAGCTCTTATCTCAGCATGGCCTAAGTAGGAAAATGCTGGCCCTGCTAAGGAATAGAGGGATTATACTTAGAAGGAGTGACAAAACTTGGTTATTAAAAACCGGCATGAACAGGGAGAGCGTGGCTTAGGAGTGCATTCTGAGGGTGTTGGACTCTAGGATAGTGGAGGTTGGAATATAAGATTGAGTAAGGTAGAGTTTTGTTGATGTGGGGACACTCAGGATTTAATTTCCTGACAATAGACCTTAGAGCCAGTATTAATACACTACTGGGATGGCTCTTTGGAGTTTGAAAATACTGATAGTCTACGTTAAATGAGGTGGAAAGAGCAGAGCCACCTATGCAGAATGGAGAATGCAGAATTCTAAATGAGGAAAGGCTCAGAAAGTGAGCATGCTAGATTGAATCTGTTACATAAGATCCAAGACTCCACCAGCTGGTGGCATTCACTGTTTGCACAAGACAAAAAAGGATGTGATGGTGAGGCAGTCGCCAACTTTAATCAGAAGCTCAGCAGCATAGGCCAGGACTGACTAGAAAAGATGCTGTTACAGATAAAGGACTGGGTTCCCTAGTGTCAGTGGATatgaaatggtacaaccactttgaaaaacaatttgaaattccttaaaatttaaacattcatGTGTCATATATGATCCAGCCTTTCCACACAAAGTATTTATCCAAGAGTAAAGAGAGCATATaaccacacaaagacttgtacgggaacgttcataacagcattattttaaTAGCCCAAAACTGTAAACAACCAAAATGTTCATCAATGGGTAAAAGGATAAACAAACGGTGGTATGTCCTCagcaatgggatactactcagcaatgaaaactATTGATACACGCTACAATTTTGAGtggatctcaaaataattatgctgaatgaaagaaatcaggCAGAAAAGGTATACatactgattccatttatatgaaagtctagaaaatgcaaattaatctatTTAGTGAGGAAAAGCAGATCAGTGGATGCCTGGGATGAGGTGAagcagagagaggcagaaaagAGGTATTACAAAatacaaaggggcatgaggagACTTTGAGAGGTGATGAATATATTCATTAGCTCGATTTTGGTGATGATTtcaagatgtgtatatatatatatatatatatatatatatatatatatatatatgtcaaactctagcaagttgtacactttaagtatcttcagtttattttatgtcaattatacctctatAAGCTGTTAAAAGTGTATATATTTACTTTGGTGCATCTGTgatatctatttttttatgttattttaatctGTGAGAATTAACATCAACATTTTAACAATGGTTCTCTCTGGGTAGAGGAAGGATTaggaatgttttcaattttcctcTGTGAGTTAATTATCATTTTCTCAATACACTACaacagttatatatattcttttaaaaccaAAGGctatcttaaattttttaaattgtccttttaaaaatatgtatctacATCATAGATATGTATCTACATCAAGTAACAAGTTTAGAGCTAGTTTATATATTCTTCCTACATTTTATATATCTGATTTTTTACAATGAAGATAAATTTTGTATCTAAAAATATGtccttttaaaagaaagcattatCTTACTACAGACTCTTGAAAATGTGCCCAATATACTGGCAACTATTTCCATActtaaatttgttaaaataacCAGAAAGTCAATTTATAAACATCCTCTTTGGGTGTAGACCTTTATTTACTCTCAGATGAATTGGTGGTGACTTTTGTTTTACCCTGTTTCACTGCCTTGCCTCTCCCATCCCTTGGTCCTTGGACAGAAAAAGGTCAGAGAGGGAGGGCAAGTATGGCTTGTCTCCATCCTTTCTTTTGCAAGTCACAGCGTCTAGTTTTTGACAGTATTTTTAACTTATGTGAAATAGTAAATTACAAACGCCCAAGAGCAGAAGTCTTTCGGCGACGATGGGGGCAATGTTTGTAACTGTCATCTGCCTTTTCCCAACCGCGACTGGCGCgcgcccccagcctccctccgccTGGAATTCGGTGCCTCTGGAAGGGGCGTGTGACGCAGTCGCCGTCACCTAAAGCTGCATTCTGATTCAGATCTGACGCTCCGGCGCGCTGAGCCGGCCTGGTCTCAGTTTCCCCGCTTCTAAAGAGAAGGGGCCATGCTGCCCTGTTTCTTGTTCCTCTCCAAGCACATCAGCACTTCGTTGGTGTCCCTGCGCAGGGCGCGCCACGGCTTCGTGCTCCCGCTGCGCTGGGTCCCCAGGCGGCCCTGGGGCTACCCGCCCGCCGCCCCCCGCCGCCCGCTGGCCGCAGCCGCCTCCTCGCGGGGATCAGCAGGGCCAGCCGGCGCCCCCTCCAGGGTGCGCCAGAACTTCCACCCGGACTCCGAGGCCGCCATCAACCGCCAGATCAACCTGGAGCTCTGTGCGTCCTACGTGTACCTGTCTATGGCCTATTACTTCTCCCGAGATGACGTGGCCTTGCACAACTTCGCCAGATATTTCCTTCGACTGTCCCGGGAGGAGACCGAGCACGCGGAGAAGCTGATGAGGCTGCAGAACCAGCGGGGAGGACAGATCTGCCTACAGGACATCAAGAAACCGGACCAGGACGACTGGAAAAGCGGGCTGAATGCCATGGAGTGTGCTCTGCtcttggaaaagaatgtgaaccAGTCGTTGCTGGAATTGCACACTCTGGCCTCAGACAAAGGTGACCCCCATCTGTGCGATTTCCTGGAAACCCACTATCTGAATGAgcaggtgaagtctatcaaacaaCTAGGTGACCACGTGCACAACTTGGTTAAGATGGGAGCCCCGGATTCTGGCCTGGCTGAGTACCTTTTTGACAGACATACCCTTGGAAAGGAAAACAATCAGAACTAACCCATAGGCTGCCTTCTCCACCGCCCAGGGTGTGCCAGGACCCAGAGGCAGCTGCTTCCTCGGCTTATTTTACGGACAGTGTTCAGAGATCTGTGGTTCAAACCATAGTTTTATACCAAttgttcctcctttccttttatatTCTTCTGTTACAATGTCCCAATAAAGTGATTTGTAGAGAATATGTATGTAGCCCCATGTTAACAATGGCTTTTTGCC encodes the following:
- the FTMT gene encoding ferritin, mitochondrial — protein: MLPCFLFLSKHISTSLVSLRRARHGFVLPLRWVPRRPWGYPPAAPRRPLAAAASSRGSAGPAGAPSRVRQNFHPDSEAAINRQINLELCASYVYLSMAYYFSRDDVALHNFARYFLRLSREETEHAEKLMRLQNQRGGQICLQDIKKPDQDDWKSGLNAMECALLLEKNVNQSLLELHTLASDKGDPHLCDFLETHYLNEQVKSIKQLGDHVHNLVKMGAPDSGLAEYLFDRHTLGKENNQN